The following proteins are co-located in the Pyrococcus abyssi GE5 genome:
- a CDS encoding SDR family oxidoreductase, which produces MRNKLIVVTGGAGFIGSHIAEALKEENDVVVIDNLYSGKPENVPEGVKFIEADVRDYESIAEIVSSADYVFHEAAQISVEESVKDPVFTEEVNVIGTINILRALSEGNGKLIFASSAAVYGEPTSLPIREDHPLNPISPYGVSKVSGEHYCKVFYQLYGVPTVILRYFNVYGPRQSSAYAGVISIFMERALRGEPLVIFGDGKQSRDFVYVKDVVEANILVAEKRRAEGETFNVGTGRETTIIELAMKIIELSSTSSQILFSKPRPGDIRRSVADIEKIKKLGFKPRYSLEEGLLETWKWFKSRTLG; this is translated from the coding sequence ATGAGGAATAAATTAATCGTTGTAACTGGGGGGGCAGGCTTCATAGGATCCCATATAGCCGAGGCCCTAAAGGAGGAAAATGATGTAGTTGTAATAGACAATTTATATTCTGGAAAGCCTGAAAACGTTCCGGAAGGAGTAAAGTTCATAGAGGCTGATGTGAGGGATTATGAGAGCATAGCCGAGATCGTTAGTTCCGCTGACTACGTATTTCACGAGGCCGCTCAAATAAGCGTTGAAGAGAGCGTGAAGGATCCCGTGTTTACGGAAGAGGTAAACGTAATAGGGACGATAAACATTCTTAGGGCGCTCTCAGAGGGAAACGGAAAGCTAATATTCGCTTCTTCAGCGGCCGTTTACGGAGAACCAACTTCCCTACCCATAAGGGAAGATCATCCGCTGAATCCAATTTCCCCCTATGGAGTTAGCAAAGTTTCGGGTGAACACTATTGTAAGGTGTTTTACCAGCTCTATGGCGTTCCAACAGTTATACTCAGGTACTTCAACGTTTATGGTCCAAGGCAAAGCTCAGCATATGCTGGAGTTATCAGCATATTCATGGAGAGGGCATTAAGGGGAGAACCCCTCGTGATATTTGGAGACGGTAAGCAGAGTAGAGACTTCGTTTACGTTAAGGATGTTGTTGAGGCAAACATTTTGGTCGCTGAGAAGAGAAGGGCCGAGGGCGAAACGTTCAACGTTGGAACGGGAAGGGAAACTACGATAATCGAGCTCGCGATGAAGATAATTGAACTAAGCTCCACGAGTTCCCAAATATTATTCTCAAAGCCTAGACCTGGAGATATAAGGAGGAGTGTTGCGGATATTGAAAAGATAAAAAAGCTAGGGTTTAAGCCAAGATATTCTTTAGAGGAGGGATTGCTTGAGACGTGGAAATGGTTTAAGTCTCGTACTCTAGGTTAA
- a CDS encoding 4Fe-4S dicluster domain-containing protein: MSEIPNYLRKGYITPDELFSIIPKPSEERLRQRPVAVPECPQRIPCTPCKEICPTGAIKMENPNDIPIVDYEKCIGCSLCVQVCPGLAFFMIQYIGDKARITLPHELLPLPRRGEEVVLLNRIGEEVGKGRVIAVVPRERTKGDTPIVTVEVPIELAWDVRAIKVVRE, encoded by the coding sequence ATGAGTGAAATTCCCAACTACTTAAGGAAAGGGTACATAACCCCGGATGAGTTGTTCTCTATAATTCCAAAGCCCAGCGAAGAGAGGTTAAGACAAAGGCCCGTTGCAGTCCCCGAATGTCCCCAGAGGATTCCATGCACACCTTGCAAGGAAATATGCCCGACGGGAGCTATAAAAATGGAAAATCCAAATGACATACCTATAGTCGACTATGAGAAGTGTATCGGTTGTTCCCTTTGCGTTCAAGTTTGTCCTGGGCTCGCATTCTTCATGATCCAGTACATTGGTGACAAAGCAAGAATTACACTACCCCATGAGCTCCTACCATTGCCTAGAAGGGGGGAAGAGGTAGTTCTCCTCAACAGGATTGGCGAAGAGGTTGGAAAAGGGAGAGTCATAGCGGTAGTTCCAAGGGAGAGAACTAAGGGTGACACACCAATAGTGACGGTTGAAGTTCCTATAGAGCTCGCTTGGGATGTTAGGGCGATAAAGGTGGTGAGAGAATGA
- a CDS encoding FAD-dependent oxidoreductase, translating into MRIKEHPILNFESKRGRKVTIYYKGKPIEAYEGETIAAALHAAGIKVLNYSRIKKRPRGLFCAIGKCSSCLMTVNGIPNVRTCITLVEDGMRIEENAPRLPKELKELKKRNVRRVKSDIIVIGGGPAGMMAAISAHDAGAKVVLIDENPMLGGQLVKQTHKFFGKRSQFAGVRGVKIAEILENEVKKRNIEVFLQTSAVGIFQDGNEKIVVGIRKESELIELHGRAIIVATGAMEKSVPFENNDLPGIYGAGAIQTLMNTYGVKPGEKALIVGAGNVGLILAYQLIQAGVKVEAIVEAMPKIGGYFVHAAKVRRLGVPILTRHTILRAEGKEKVERAIVAQIDENWRPIPGTEKIFDVDLIAIAVGLRPSIELLQQAGCQIRYVRELGGHVAVRDEWLETTVRGIFVAGDTAGIEEATTAMLEGKIAGIAAALRLGIASESLVKEIEKTERELEEFRSGPFGKHIVEGIRKLLSEVSK; encoded by the coding sequence GTGAGAATTAAGGAACACCCTATTCTGAACTTTGAGAGTAAGAGAGGGAGGAAAGTCACAATCTACTATAAAGGAAAACCGATTGAGGCCTATGAAGGGGAGACGATTGCGGCAGCGCTTCATGCTGCCGGAATAAAAGTACTTAATTATTCAAGAATCAAGAAACGACCAAGGGGGTTGTTCTGTGCAATAGGAAAATGCTCTTCTTGCCTCATGACCGTCAATGGAATTCCAAACGTTAGAACATGCATTACCCTCGTAGAAGATGGAATGAGGATAGAGGAAAACGCGCCAAGGCTCCCTAAAGAACTCAAGGAGCTCAAAAAGAGAAATGTGCGGAGAGTTAAAAGTGATATAATAGTGATTGGGGGCGGTCCAGCCGGCATGATGGCCGCTATAAGCGCCCATGATGCCGGAGCAAAGGTCGTTTTAATAGATGAAAACCCAATGCTTGGAGGACAACTGGTCAAGCAGACTCACAAGTTCTTTGGAAAGAGAAGTCAATTCGCTGGAGTTAGGGGAGTGAAAATAGCTGAAATACTCGAAAATGAAGTTAAAAAGAGGAACATAGAAGTGTTCTTGCAAACCTCCGCCGTCGGCATATTCCAGGATGGGAATGAGAAAATTGTTGTTGGTATTAGGAAAGAAAGCGAGCTAATAGAACTCCATGGAAGGGCCATTATAGTGGCGACAGGGGCCATGGAAAAGAGCGTTCCATTTGAGAATAATGACCTGCCAGGAATATATGGGGCTGGAGCAATCCAAACCCTAATGAACACCTATGGAGTGAAACCAGGAGAGAAGGCATTAATAGTAGGCGCTGGAAACGTCGGCTTGATACTAGCGTATCAACTTATTCAAGCTGGGGTTAAGGTGGAAGCAATAGTCGAGGCGATGCCGAAGATTGGAGGCTACTTTGTTCACGCAGCCAAAGTTAGGAGATTGGGGGTTCCAATACTAACTAGACATACCATTCTCAGGGCGGAGGGGAAGGAAAAAGTTGAGAGAGCTATCGTTGCTCAGATAGATGAAAACTGGAGGCCAATTCCTGGGACCGAGAAAATCTTCGATGTTGATCTTATAGCTATAGCCGTGGGACTTAGACCGAGCATAGAGCTTCTCCAACAGGCTGGATGCCAAATAAGATACGTCAGGGAACTTGGCGGGCATGTGGCTGTTAGAGATGAGTGGTTGGAAACGACGGTGAGGGGAATATTCGTCGCTGGGGATACAGCGGGGATAGAAGAAGCGACCACCGCTATGTTGGAGGGTAAAATTGCCGGAATTGCAGCTGCACTAAGGTTGGGGATAGCCAGTGAATCTTTGGTTAAGGAAATAGAAAAGACTGAGAGAGAGCTCGAAGAATTCCGTTCTGGACCTTTTGGGAAGCATATTGTTGAGGGGATTAGGAAGCTCCTCTCGGAGGTGTCTAAATGA
- a CDS encoding acetate--CoA ligase family protein, with translation MDRIAKAREIIEKAKAENRPLVEPEAKEILKLYGIPIPEFKVARDEEEAVKFSREIGYPVVMKIVSPQIIHKSDAGGVKINIKNDEEAREAFRTIMENARRYKPDADLWGVIIYRMLPLGKEVIVGMIRDPQFGPAVMFGLGGIFVEILKDVSFRVAPISKEDALEMIKEIKAYPILAGARGEKPVNIDALADIIVKVGELALELPEIRELDINPIFAYEDEAVAVDARMLL, from the coding sequence ATGGACAGAATAGCAAAAGCAAGGGAGATTATTGAGAAGGCAAAGGCTGAAAATAGGCCACTCGTTGAGCCCGAGGCTAAGGAGATCCTCAAGCTCTATGGGATTCCAATACCTGAGTTTAAAGTCGCAAGAGATGAGGAGGAAGCTGTGAAGTTCTCAAGGGAAATAGGTTATCCAGTTGTCATGAAGATAGTTTCGCCTCAGATAATCCACAAGAGCGATGCTGGTGGAGTTAAGATAAACATCAAGAACGATGAAGAGGCAAGGGAAGCCTTTAGAACTATAATGGAGAACGCCAGAAGGTACAAGCCTGATGCAGATCTTTGGGGAGTTATAATCTACAGGATGCTACCCCTAGGAAAGGAAGTTATAGTTGGTATGATAAGGGATCCACAGTTCGGGCCCGCGGTAATGTTCGGACTTGGTGGAATATTCGTTGAGATTCTCAAGGACGTCAGCTTCAGGGTTGCTCCAATAAGCAAGGAAGATGCCCTTGAAATGATAAAGGAGATAAAGGCGTACCCAATATTGGCTGGAGCTAGAGGGGAGAAGCCTGTGAACATTGATGCATTGGCTGATATAATAGTTAAGGTAGGAGAGCTTGCCTTAGAGCTTCCTGAGATAAGGGAGCTAGATATCAATCCAATATTCGCATACGAGGATGAAGCCGTTGCAGTTGATGCTAGAATGCTTCTCTGA
- a CDS encoding ABC transporter ATP-binding protein yields MRKSINQLIRLLSYLRGHAVHFLIGLFLIILMSYTNSIVPVLIRNAIDKGVSTGAYKVAIRYGLLILLVGVLNGVFSLAGRYLLVKAAQYAVYYLRMDAFRAIQRHEMEFFDKTFSGQLISRITNDTERITRFLSFRVRMLLYSIFLIIISLYYMVRMNITLTMVALITIAIVVGLNTTYAMKVRPIYDKIRHQTGVIASIATGTIAGIKTIKSLSVEENVQTKFSQENEELYSLNVKAMKITALYGNAPFLVLGLAMSTMFYYGGKAIIQNTLTVGELVAFLTYMLTMMWPLRALGFTIGDIQRSLAAASRLFDVIDSAPKSIDPPDAVEISNPRGEIEFRDVWLTYHTGRTVLKGVSFKVKPGEKVLITGPPGSGKSSILKLIARFYKPTKGEVLIDGVNVAKIKTENLRKIVAYVPQEPFIFNRSIRENIALAKPNATQEEVERAAKIAKIHDFIASLPKGYDTVVGEKGITLSGGQRQRIALARAMLMNPKIVLLDDPVSNLDAETEKKLVEDLKEILQDKTALIVSQRLSLVKLVDRVIVMKDGKIVEDGKPEELIKKGGIFSEMMKAGGVYGG; encoded by the coding sequence ATGAGGAAGTCCATAAATCAGTTGATAAGGTTACTAAGCTATCTCAGGGGGCATGCGGTTCACTTCCTCATAGGGTTATTCTTAATTATATTGATGTCCTACACGAATAGCATAGTCCCCGTTTTGATAAGGAACGCCATAGACAAGGGGGTATCGACTGGAGCGTATAAAGTTGCAATTCGCTACGGGCTCTTGATACTCTTAGTTGGAGTTCTCAATGGTGTATTCAGCCTCGCCGGAAGGTATTTGCTTGTAAAAGCAGCACAATATGCAGTTTACTATCTAAGAATGGACGCATTCAGGGCTATCCAAAGGCATGAAATGGAGTTCTTCGACAAAACTTTCTCAGGCCAGCTTATAAGTAGGATAACGAACGATACCGAGAGGATAACGAGGTTCCTATCTTTTAGAGTCAGGATGCTGCTCTATTCCATCTTCCTCATAATAATATCCCTGTACTACATGGTTAGGATGAACATCACGCTCACTATGGTAGCGCTGATAACGATTGCCATCGTCGTTGGCTTAAACACGACTTACGCGATGAAGGTCAGGCCAATATACGATAAGATTAGACATCAAACGGGGGTTATAGCCTCAATAGCTACCGGCACCATAGCAGGAATAAAGACGATAAAGTCCCTTTCAGTAGAAGAAAACGTTCAAACCAAATTTTCCCAGGAAAACGAAGAACTCTACAGTCTTAACGTTAAAGCCATGAAGATAACTGCACTTTATGGAAACGCTCCATTTTTAGTCTTGGGCCTCGCGATGAGCACAATGTTCTACTATGGAGGAAAGGCGATAATTCAAAACACCCTTACGGTTGGAGAGCTCGTCGCCTTTCTAACTTATATGCTTACGATGATGTGGCCCTTAAGGGCTCTCGGCTTTACGATAGGTGACATACAGAGGAGCCTAGCTGCAGCGTCGAGGCTCTTCGATGTAATAGATTCAGCTCCAAAGAGCATCGATCCGCCAGATGCCGTTGAAATAAGTAACCCTAGAGGGGAGATAGAATTTAGGGATGTCTGGCTTACTTATCACACAGGTAGAACCGTCCTGAAAGGTGTAAGCTTTAAGGTCAAACCTGGAGAGAAGGTTCTAATAACCGGCCCTCCTGGGTCCGGAAAGAGTAGCATACTAAAGCTAATAGCGAGATTCTACAAGCCGACGAAAGGTGAAGTTTTGATAGATGGAGTTAACGTTGCCAAGATAAAAACTGAGAACCTCAGGAAGATAGTTGCCTACGTGCCCCAGGAACCGTTCATATTCAATAGGAGCATTAGGGAGAACATAGCATTGGCTAAGCCAAATGCAACCCAGGAAGAAGTAGAGAGGGCTGCAAAGATAGCCAAGATACATGACTTCATAGCTTCCCTTCCAAAGGGTTACGATACCGTGGTCGGCGAAAAGGGTATAACCCTCTCAGGGGGACAGAGGCAGAGAATAGCTCTAGCTAGGGCCATGCTGATGAACCCGAAGATAGTTCTCCTTGACGATCCAGTTTCTAACTTGGACGCTGAAACCGAGAAAAAGTTAGTGGAAGACCTCAAGGAGATACTACAGGATAAAACGGCCCTAATAGTGTCCCAAAGGCTGTCCCTGGTTAAGCTCGTCGATAGGGTAATCGTGATGAAAGATGGTAAGATAGTTGAAGATGGAAAGCCCGAAGAGCTAATCAAGAAAGGCGGAATCTTCAGCGAGATGATGAAAGCCGGTGGGGTGTATGGCGGATAA
- a CDS encoding DUF835 domain-containing protein, whose amino-acid sequence MNISEAIVFLGLLYFLVSLLVRIRKFSGSIKRFALIIIVLLGIDVFLKGVEMLYNHSLVSIVSSLALFGVFVILSLGLKHLEAPPMKVQQVKVSMNGENSGFVGAYIIPGSRSRIVDLINMIKELNAPVLVFTRYPSFYRNLGENIRVVWITQASEDGIPPTKLHVIQDYAIRFARENKNAVIIIDCLEYLLLYNEFSSVFKFLANLKDHLVMMNSALILAVDQKALETKYYNMLLNEFEPL is encoded by the coding sequence TTGAACATTAGTGAGGCAATAGTATTCCTGGGTTTATTATACTTTCTGGTATCTCTATTGGTTAGGATAAGGAAGTTTTCTGGGAGTATAAAGAGGTTTGCTTTAATAATAATTGTACTTTTGGGGATTGATGTATTTCTTAAAGGTGTCGAAATGTTATACAATCATTCTTTGGTGTCAATTGTTTCTTCTTTAGCACTTTTTGGTGTCTTCGTGATATTATCTTTGGGCTTAAAGCATTTGGAAGCTCCCCCAATGAAAGTTCAGCAGGTTAAGGTTTCAATGAATGGCGAAAACTCGGGGTTTGTGGGAGCCTACATAATTCCTGGGTCAAGATCCAGAATCGTAGATCTAATAAATATGATAAAAGAATTAAATGCTCCCGTTTTGGTCTTCACTAGGTATCCATCCTTTTACAGGAACCTTGGAGAGAATATTAGGGTCGTCTGGATAACACAAGCTTCTGAAGATGGTATACCCCCAACGAAACTTCACGTAATCCAGGATTATGCCATAAGATTCGCTAGGGAAAACAAAAATGCAGTGATAATTATAGACTGCTTAGAATACCTTCTTCTATATAACGAGTTCTCCAGTGTCTTTAAATTCTTAGCGAATTTAAAGGATCACCTAGTAATGATGAATTCAGCTCTAATCTTAGCTGTAGATCAGAAAGCATTAGAAACGAAGTATTACAATATGCTTCTCAACGAGTTTGAGCCCCTTTGA
- a CDS encoding metallophosphoesterase: MLIGVLSDTHFPKAYFPDRVLRFFEEKKVKYIIHAGDITEKQLLDLLESVAPVIAVKGNADRIDLPEEETLKVQGKLILVLHGHNFLSLDTQNLTYKALEEDADILIFGHTHRPYYNKITAMGKEVVLLNPGSPTLPRMSEPTVAILNVGRDIDVTFHVVWKI; this comes from the coding sequence ATGTTGATCGGGGTGTTAAGTGATACCCACTTTCCAAAGGCCTACTTCCCTGATAGGGTGCTAAGATTCTTTGAAGAGAAGAAGGTTAAGTATATAATTCACGCTGGCGACATAACGGAGAAGCAACTCCTTGATCTACTCGAAAGTGTAGCCCCCGTTATAGCCGTTAAGGGAAACGCTGACAGAATAGATCTTCCTGAAGAGGAGACCCTCAAGGTTCAGGGGAAGTTAATATTAGTTCTACATGGGCATAATTTCCTATCATTGGACACCCAAAATTTGACGTACAAGGCATTGGAGGAAGATGCAGACATTTTAATTTTTGGTCATACGCATAGGCCTTACTATAATAAAATCACGGCTATGGGAAAGGAAGTGGTTTTATTAAATCCAGGTTCCCCAACCTTACCCAGGATGAGCGAGCCAACCGTTGCGATACTTAATGTTGGGAGAGATATTGACGTTACATTTCATGTCGTCTGGAAGATTTAA
- a CDS encoding DUF4139 domain-containing protein, whose protein sequence is MKRKLIGIPLVLIFLGVLAFYTSAESEDNEVFFYNSFAMVERTITLELDKGYNEVPIEEITGDNSFGIPLIVSGDVSLVGIRGEYRSYIFGIPVGSEVIVTLKSKVQISGILRGLQDNYLVVERGSQKVLINPGEISYISVSKSSRESNSVILYADEAGRHNITLIYRVENVKWSSTYRLILKDEEGVLEGLAIIENPSKARLKGKGYLVSGDIGGTYPVYLAMTKQEAQGERYIKEEHITLFPIGNVEVNGESKVAIKFLTESLEWERSYLYESWPYQEEGPIYEVIRFKTDKPLPPGNVEVYREEDGKLILIRLSSIQQKASGDYVEIKLGREYELKGTTKVIQRVKEGDKTKYKVEITIENLGNEPREVMIKHHKIGRITYSSLNPIEETADYVILEVKVNPGGKEVVNLEYET, encoded by the coding sequence ATGAAGAGAAAATTGATTGGAATTCCCTTGGTTTTGATATTCTTGGGAGTTTTGGCATTCTATACCAGTGCCGAGAGCGAGGACAATGAAGTATTCTTCTATAACTCATTTGCAATGGTTGAGAGGACGATAACTTTAGAGCTTGACAAAGGCTACAATGAGGTTCCGATTGAAGAGATAACGGGAGATAATTCTTTTGGGATCCCACTTATAGTTTCAGGCGACGTTTCCCTTGTTGGGATTAGGGGAGAGTACAGGAGTTATATCTTTGGAATTCCAGTTGGCAGTGAGGTCATAGTTACGCTCAAAAGCAAGGTTCAAATTTCCGGAATTCTAAGGGGGCTTCAGGACAATTATTTAGTCGTTGAAAGGGGGAGCCAAAAGGTTCTAATAAATCCTGGGGAAATATCCTATATCTCAGTATCTAAATCCTCAAGAGAGTCTAATTCAGTTATTTTGTATGCGGATGAAGCTGGAAGGCATAATATAACCCTAATTTACAGGGTCGAGAACGTTAAGTGGAGCTCAACTTACAGGTTGATTTTAAAGGATGAAGAAGGTGTCTTAGAGGGTCTAGCTATCATCGAAAATCCATCTAAAGCCCGACTAAAGGGTAAGGGATACCTTGTATCTGGTGATATAGGTGGAACTTATCCGGTGTATTTAGCAATGACAAAGCAAGAAGCACAAGGCGAACGGTACATCAAAGAGGAACATATAACGCTATTTCCAATAGGGAACGTTGAAGTTAACGGTGAATCGAAGGTTGCTATAAAGTTTCTCACTGAGAGCTTAGAATGGGAGAGATCTTACCTATATGAAAGCTGGCCGTACCAGGAGGAAGGCCCTATTTACGAGGTAATCAGGTTCAAAACTGATAAGCCCCTACCGCCAGGAAACGTTGAGGTGTATAGAGAAGAGGACGGAAAGCTTATCCTAATCAGGTTAAGCTCGATACAGCAGAAGGCTAGTGGAGACTACGTTGAAATTAAGCTTGGAAGGGAGTACGAGCTGAAAGGAACTACTAAGGTAATCCAAAGGGTTAAGGAAGGCGATAAGACAAAGTACAAGGTCGAGATAACAATAGAGAACTTGGGGAATGAACCCAGGGAAGTCATGATCAAGCATCATAAAATCGGAAGGATAACGTACTCTTCCCTGAACCCTATCGAGGAAACTGCCGATTACGTTATCCTGGAGGTTAAAGTGAATCCTGGGGGTAAGGAGGTAGTTAACCTAGAGTACGAGACTTAA
- the cas4 gene encoding CRISPR-associated protein Cas4, which yields MIKFYASEALICPRRVWFRIKGFPEMWPEVAKPRLEKGVEIHEILGKFLLEKFNVELEKSVILRLPKLKMEIHGRIDAYKDVPIEIKGKSYMPKVPIEYHLAQLNLYLRGVEADYGYLYYIKLGGDPWKIINGLEVDEFPYIRGQNVKVFEVPYDVELFKETIKYFYEIKLFLEEDKLPPAWRGPHCNFCPYKYLCQNTL from the coding sequence ATGATAAAGTTCTACGCCAGCGAAGCCTTGATATGTCCAAGGAGGGTGTGGTTTCGCATTAAAGGATTTCCCGAGATGTGGCCAGAAGTCGCAAAGCCTAGACTTGAGAAAGGCGTTGAAATTCACGAGATACTTGGCAAGTTTCTGCTTGAAAAATTCAACGTTGAGCTTGAGAAGAGCGTTATACTTAGACTGCCAAAACTAAAGATGGAGATTCATGGGAGGATAGATGCTTATAAAGACGTCCCAATAGAAATAAAGGGAAAATCTTACATGCCAAAAGTCCCCATAGAATACCATCTCGCTCAACTTAACTTGTACCTTCGAGGTGTTGAGGCAGACTACGGTTACCTCTACTACATAAAGCTTGGAGGCGATCCTTGGAAAATAATAAATGGCCTTGAAGTTGATGAGTTCCCTTACATAAGGGGTCAAAACGTTAAAGTTTTTGAGGTGCCTTATGACGTAGAACTATTCAAGGAAACGATAAAGTACTTCTACGAGATAAAACTTTTCCTAGAGGAAGATAAGCTTCCGCCAGCTTGGAGGGGCCCCCATTGCAATTTCTGCCCATATAAATATCTCTGCCAAAACACGCTTTAA
- a CDS encoding Gar1/Naf1 family protein → MKRLGKVSHYAKQGLLIVRSTWVPSLNDPVIDKDLKFVGIVKDVFGPVKRPYVAIKPKVDDPEKYVGQVLYIDERRKKRKERKGRGRMKKKFKG, encoded by the coding sequence ATGAAAAGGCTTGGTAAGGTCTCACATTACGCTAAACAGGGATTGTTGATAGTTAGATCAACCTGGGTTCCCTCTTTAAATGATCCAGTGATTGATAAAGATTTGAAATTCGTTGGAATCGTTAAAGATGTTTTTGGGCCCGTGAAGAGGCCTTACGTGGCAATTAAACCTAAAGTAGATGATCCTGAGAAGTACGTTGGTCAAGTTCTTTATATAGATGAGAGAAGGAAGAAAAGGAAGGAAAGAAAAGGTAGGGGGAGGATGAAGAAAAAGTTCAAAGGCTGA
- a CDS encoding ArsR/SmtB family transcription factor has product MGEELDMLLDVLGNETRRRILLLLTKRPYFVSELSQELGVGQKAVLEHLRILEEAGLIESRIEKIPRGRPRKYYMIKRGLRLEILLTPTLFGSEMYEPKDIRKSPEYEQARELIKSTEPIDVKMRELAEFLHELDERIKEIIEEKRELEEVKILVETYIENVMRRMSEENRQTLEKIFKEIERILPKDYARRIKEKFIENI; this is encoded by the coding sequence ATGGGCGAGGAGTTAGACATGCTACTTGACGTTCTCGGTAATGAGACGAGAAGGAGGATTTTACTGTTACTCACGAAGAGACCTTACTTCGTGAGCGAGCTTAGTCAGGAACTCGGAGTGGGACAAAAAGCAGTGCTGGAACACCTGAGAATACTTGAGGAAGCTGGGCTTATAGAGAGCAGGATAGAGAAGATACCAAGGGGAAGGCCCAGGAAATACTACATGATAAAGAGGGGACTTAGATTGGAAATCCTTCTAACGCCAACGCTATTCGGCTCAGAAATGTATGAGCCAAAGGACATAAGGAAGAGCCCCGAGTACGAACAAGCTAGGGAGCTAATAAAATCAACGGAGCCAATAGATGTCAAGATGAGGGAACTAGCGGAATTCCTCCATGAACTCGACGAGAGGATTAAGGAGATAATTGAAGAGAAGAGGGAGCTTGAGGAGGTTAAGATACTAGTCGAGACGTACATAGAGAACGTGATGAGAAGAATGTCGGAAGAAAATAGGCAGACCCTTGAGAAGATATTCAAGGAGATAGAGAGGATTTTACCTAAGGACTACGCCCGTAGGATTAAGGAGAAGTTCATAGAAAACATTTAA
- a CDS encoding helix-turn-helix domain-containing protein → MVIIPRPIDPRDIKKIRKELGITQEELARKAGVTQAYIAKLEAGKVDPRLSTFNRILRALLECQKTRITAKSIMSSPIISAKPEDKISDIVKVMEKYNISQVPVIVKDKVVGAITERLLVRKSLEDEDIYSKRAVDIMEEPFPVVSEDEDLEVIKYLLEEHPAVIVQGKNGKPIGIITRSDIFKLGRETKGE, encoded by the coding sequence ATGGTAATAATCCCCAGACCAATCGATCCCAGGGACATTAAGAAGATTAGAAAAGAGCTTGGAATAACTCAAGAAGAGTTGGCTAGGAAAGCTGGAGTTACCCAAGCGTACATAGCAAAGCTAGAAGCTGGAAAAGTAGATCCAAGACTCTCAACATTTAACAGAATCCTTAGGGCTCTGTTAGAGTGCCAGAAGACCAGAATAACGGCGAAAAGTATAATGTCTTCTCCAATAATCTCAGCAAAACCGGAGGACAAGATTAGTGATATAGTTAAGGTAATGGAGAAGTACAATATATCTCAAGTTCCAGTGATAGTTAAGGATAAAGTCGTTGGGGCGATAACTGAAAGATTACTCGTCAGGAAGAGTTTGGAAGATGAGGATATATACTCGAAGAGGGCTGTAGATATAATGGAGGAACCCTTTCCCGTTGTCTCTGAGGATGAAGATCTTGAAGTTATTAAGTACCTCCTTGAAGAGCATCCAGCTGTCATAGTTCAGGGGAAAAATGGGAAACCGATTGGTATAATAACCCGTTCCGACATATTTAAGCTTGGAAGGGAAACCAAAGGTGAATAA
- a CDS encoding HAD family hydrolase has translation MKIKGIIFDVDETLLYYEGYSLREWYENVGLPAMKKLGLVVDWETFRKMAKGELPRSYVEKFNFDHVEFWKALDRANREYRERLLREGKVHVFDDVYALKELKKLGIKLAAVSNASQDNTELVLKAFDLLKYFDVVYGKDYSYLDGVKPNPYLINKALRALNIKPEEAILVGDSELDVRAGKNARVKVIQIVREKKVEGADMYIKTLWELVDLIKKDVL, from the coding sequence ATGAAGATCAAGGGAATAATCTTTGACGTTGATGAGACCTTATTGTATTACGAGGGTTATTCACTTAGGGAATGGTACGAGAACGTTGGGCTTCCAGCGATGAAAAAATTAGGTCTTGTAGTTGATTGGGAAACTTTCAGGAAGATGGCGAAGGGTGAACTGCCCAGGAGTTACGTTGAAAAGTTCAACTTTGACCACGTTGAATTTTGGAAAGCCCTTGACAGGGCCAATAGAGAATATAGGGAGAGGCTTTTGAGGGAGGGAAAAGTTCACGTCTTTGATGATGTTTATGCGTTAAAGGAGCTTAAGAAGCTGGGAATCAAGCTTGCAGCTGTTAGCAATGCGTCCCAGGACAATACTGAACTAGTACTCAAGGCCTTTGACTTGTTAAAGTACTTTGATGTGGTTTATGGTAAGGATTATTCCTACTTGGATGGCGTTAAGCCGAACCCATACTTGATTAATAAAGCCTTGAGGGCTCTAAATATTAAACCGGAAGAGGCCATTCTTGTTGGTGATAGCGAGTTAGACGTTAGAGCAGGTAAAAATGCTAGAGTTAAGGTTATCCAGATCGTGAGGGAGAAGAAAGTTGAAGGTGCCGATATGTACATAAAAACCCTATGGGAGCTGGTTGATTTAATTAAAAAAGATGTGCTTTAA